The Qipengyuania oceanensis genome includes the window CGCAATCGGTGCGGGAACGATGCTGCTCATCGGGCAGGGCTTGCCGGTGGCGAGGGTGCCGGTGTCGGAGCGGAAGCCGCGGCCGGATCGGTCGGACTCGCTGCCGTTGCCCCTGCCGGATCGGCAGCGCGCGGCGCAGACGCTGGGTTGGCTTCCGTCCGCGGCGTGATGGCATCGGTCGCGATGGCTTCTGGCTGGGTCGCAGCTGCTCGCGCTTCCGCCTCGACCTGGTCGAAGATATCCTCGTCGCGCCTCGGCGCAGGGGCCACGCTTTCGCCCGCAGCGGCGGCATAGGCCGCATACTTTCGCTCGAGCCGTTGCTTGGCAGTGCCGCCCCACTGCTTCTCCAGCGCAAACAAAGCTTCGAGGCCCTTCTGCGGATCGAACAGGAAAGTCATCACGTCGCGTGCGATCGGGTAGGCCGAGCCCGAGCCGCCGCCGTGTTCGATGACGACGGCGCCGGCGTAGCGCGGCTTGTCGAACGGCGCGAAGAACACGAACAGGCCGTGGTCGCGATATTTCCACGGGCCGGTCTTACCGTTCGAAATGCTGAGCGAGACGACCTGGGCCGTCCCGGTCTTGCCGGCCATCTTGACGTCTTCGAGCGGCAATCGGGCACGTCCCGCGGTACCCGGCCCGTTGACCACGTCGCTCATCGCTTGCCGGACGTAATTGATCTCTTCCGGCGTGAACGCGAAATGTTCGAACTTGGGTTTCTTGCCGTCGAGGATGAGGCGGGGCATCACCCGGTCCCCGGTGGCCATCCTCGCACTCATGACGGCAAGCTGCAGCGGGCTCGTCAGGTAGTAGCCCTGGCCGATGGAGGCGTTGACCGTGTCGAACGGTTGCCATGCCTGGTCGTATTTCTTCCGCTTCCAGGTCGGCGACGGAACGGTCCCGTAAAACTGCGTCGTCACCGGCAGATCGAATTCTTCGCCCAGGCCCATGCGATGCGCCCATTCGGCGACCTTGGCGAAGCCGACCTGCTGGGCGAAATGGTAGAAGTAGCTGTCGCAGCTCTGGTAAATGGCTTTGGCCATGTTGACCTGGCCGTGATTGCTCCAGCAGTTGAAGAAGCGGTTGCCGATCCTGCGTCCGCCGCCGCAGATGATCGTCTCTTCCGGTTTCACACCGGCGTCGAGGAACGCCATGCAGTGCATGGGCTTCACGGTCGAACCGGGCGGATAGAGGCCTTGCAGCACCTTGTTGCGCAGTGGCACGCGCTCGTCGTCGCGAAGCATGGCATATTCGACGCGCCCGATCCCGGCGCTGAAACTGTTGGGGTCGTAGCTCGGCATCGATGCCATGCAGAGCAAGTCGCCGGTCTCGCAGTCCATCACCACGACCGACCCGGATTCAAGGCCGATCCGCCGGGCCGCGTAATCCTGCAACGGGCCGTCGATCGTCAGTTTTACCGGATCGCCCTGGACGTCCTCGCGGGTTTCGAGATCGCGCACGATCCGCCCCGAAGCCGT containing:
- the mrdA gene encoding penicillin-binding protein 2, yielding MLGKLPNQKVTTASLKHSFDRRAMVIGSVMGGIGVLLASRMGYIAIAENEKYRLESESNRVNLSLIPPRRGWILDRNGAPLASNRADFRVDVIPERMRDADYTIGVLAEILDLDAAKIADLKTQVDHARGFQPIEVASGLKYDQFAAISVRLPDLPGVVPQRGFSRFYPTGPAVGHLLGYVGPASAEEYEKDRNPLLITPGYKIGKDGMEKQFEQDLRGIPGARRVEVTASGRIVRDLETREDVQGDPVKLTIDGPLQDYAARRIGLESGSVVVMDCETGDLLCMASMPSYDPNSFSAGIGRVEYAMLRDDERVPLRNKVLQGLYPPGSTVKPMHCMAFLDAGVKPEETIICGGGRRIGNRFFNCWSNHGQVNMAKAIYQSCDSYFYHFAQQVGFAKVAEWAHRMGLGEEFDLPVTTQFYGTVPSPTWKRKKYDQAWQPFDTVNASIGQGYYLTSPLQLAVMSARMATGDRVMPRLILDGKKPKFEHFAFTPEEINYVRQAMSDVVNGPGTAGRARLPLEDVKMAGKTGTAQVVSLSISNGKTGPWKYRDHGLFVFFAPFDKPRYAGAVVIEHGGGSGSAYPIARDVMTFLFDPQKGLEALFALEKQWGGTAKQRLERKYAAYAAAAGESVAPAPRRDEDIFDQVEAEARAAATQPEAIATDAITPRTEANPASAPRAADPAGATAASPTDPAAASAPTPAPSPPASPAR